One segment of Candidatus Micropelagos thuwalensis DNA contains the following:
- a CDS encoding maleate isomerase: MKDIIKLASALLRHFSAVTGHIVPLIRGLSETRLSHASLGKLFALVFIINLVIQLPASLGVRMLQPQGLNAQSISGSLWDIRLKQFVYAGRQWSFGRFEIAVLPLLIGRFGGDFSLSGTDGVFKGSIKHAESDKVIFHSLDGKFSSYFQSTEINGTTIQVPVNVAFEGRKLDLDKIGTCYDGSAMLTLSTDNAVVGSLLPASLLWNGKARCTDGVIRFDLTAETSQTTKIDNIRIAGRLEAMRLKADIIVNLSMSSQNDDAILNVLRFSGFEARPDGWALQLDGGI, from the coding sequence ATGAAAGATATTATTAAGCTGGCTTCGGCTTTATTGAGGCATTTCTCTGCTGTCACCGGTCATATTGTACCTCTTATACGCGGCCTGTCTGAAACGCGTTTAAGCCATGCCAGCCTGGGTAAACTGTTTGCTCTTGTTTTTATTATAAACCTGGTCATTCAATTACCGGCGTCACTTGGGGTGCGCATGCTCCAACCACAGGGTCTAAATGCGCAGAGCATATCCGGCAGTCTTTGGGACATTCGGCTCAAACAGTTTGTCTATGCGGGGCGTCAATGGTCGTTCGGACGTTTCGAAATAGCTGTTTTGCCTTTATTAATTGGGCGCTTTGGCGGCGATTTTTCTTTGTCGGGGACGGACGGTGTTTTTAAAGGGTCTATAAAACATGCTGAGTCGGACAAGGTAATTTTTCACAGCCTGGATGGAAAATTCAGCTCATATTTTCAGTCTACTGAAATCAATGGCACGACCATTCAAGTGCCAGTCAATGTGGCCTTTGAAGGACGTAAGTTGGATTTGGACAAAATCGGCACATGTTACGACGGGTCGGCGATGCTTACCCTATCTACAGACAATGCAGTTGTAGGCAGTTTGCTGCCTGCCAGTCTGTTATGGAACGGAAAAGCCAGGTGTACGGATGGGGTAATACGTTTTGACCTGACTGCTGAAACTTCTCAGACCACAAAGATTGACAATATCCGTATAGCTGGCAGGCTAGAAGCGATGCGCTTAAAGGCAGACATTATCGTGAACTTGTCCATGTCAAGCCAGAATGATGACGCTATTTTGAATGTTTTGCGTTTCTCCGGTTTTGAGGCGCGACCGGATGGGTGGGCGTTACAGTTAGATGGAGGGATTTAA
- a CDS encoding glutathione S-transferase family protein: protein MLKLHFAPNSRAGRIVWLLEELGLPYEINKMAFHPEALKSDEHRQRHPLGRVPVLDDGDVSIYESGAIVEYILERHKNGGLKPAVEAPEFPAYLQWFHYCEGMTMPPINTIVVHTLILPEERRDATVLGQAQRLLTKSLVPVNETLAEKDYLIGDFSAADIMLGHSVYMSNRFGCVTDDMVNIKAYIERIEARPAFQTAITMK, encoded by the coding sequence ATGTTGAAATTACATTTTGCACCCAACTCGCGTGCCGGACGGATTGTCTGGCTGCTTGAAGAGCTTGGTTTACCCTACGAGATTAACAAGATGGCGTTTCATCCAGAAGCGCTAAAATCTGATGAGCACCGTCAGCGTCATCCACTTGGGCGGGTGCCAGTGCTAGATGATGGGGATGTCTCGATTTATGAGTCCGGTGCGATCGTTGAGTATATTCTTGAGCGCCACAAAAATGGTGGCTTGAAGCCAGCTGTTGAGGCACCTGAATTTCCGGCATATTTGCAATGGTTTCATTATTGTGAGGGCATGACCATGCCCCCGATCAATACGATTGTCGTGCATACGCTTATTCTTCCTGAGGAGCGCAGAGATGCGACAGTTCTAGGGCAAGCGCAGCGTCTTCTCACCAAATCACTTGTTCCTGTTAATGAAACTTTGGCTGAAAAAGATTACCTTATCGGTGACTTTTCGGCTGCAGATATTATGTTAGGTCACTCTGTTTATATGAGTAACCGATTTGGCTGTGTCACTGATGATATGGTGAATATCAAAGCATACATCGAGCGCATCGAAGCGCGCCCGGCTTTCCAGACTGCCATTACGATGAAATAA